A single Sphingomonas sp. IW22 DNA region contains:
- the mobF gene encoding MobF family relaxase produces MLSVANVRTAGGAANYFAADNYYTRADADRSGEWLGKGAAALGLKGAVDARQFEAILKGMLPDGSRVGSDNRAHRAGTDLTFSMPKSWSVLALVGGDKRILDAYAAAVRETLRWAEKNLAETRMEVRGRERAVQTGNLAIALFQHDTNRNQEPNAHFHAVIANVTRGADGKWRALRNDKLWQHNTLLNAMTMARFRLSVEKLGYEVGEFGKHGNFEAVGVPKPVRDAFSSRRAEILEAAAQMNFSGPGVLDAATLMTRADKGRIEDRDALTQQWQETSARLGFDPATVIAQANARSAQDLGNVTGLRPTMRALVRNVQALATSFAERLGLREGDPLIPSRLTNRSVEQVAAIHAVASAVRHLGEREAAFTRADIYRAALGFALPTSLADIEHRVDQLLRQGHLERGRGADRELLTTRDAISLEQRIIAGVEKGRGAAPAIVSPELAGTRLQALSQIKYGLTLNAGQEGAGRLLLGSNNRIVAIQGVAGAGKSTVLKPVADILREEGRAVLGLAVQNTLIQMLERDTGIPSMTVSRFLAQHRDLLEGADADRLAEARTDMRGTVVLLDEASMVGNADKEKLVRLANLLELGRFASIGDRKQLGAVDAGKPFDVMQQAGIETAVMSTNLRARSEDLREAQLAAQQGRIGDAMRHLAPQVIEVGNDAAVDAAAAWLSLSSAGRETTAIYASGRNLRSAVNEAVQTGLKASGEIGPVSMRLQTLSRVNVTREELRYASTYAPGMVVDVARRQRSQGLAAGEYRVVGTDVARERVTLENERGRQFEFRPGQIRPQGEQDPLRLFEVRAIDIYTGDKIRWTETDHQRGLLNADQARIIAVDKEAVVVKTSLGAEHRLEQGDPMLRRLDLAYALNAHMAQGLTSDRGIAVMDSRERNLANQQTFLVTITRLRDGLTLYVDNAGKLEAAVERNAGMKRSALETVDLLRDAASKGQAKDRVAPEQTRKPPELDRSITKPFEIGI; encoded by the coding sequence ATGCTGTCGGTAGCCAATGTCCGCACCGCCGGCGGCGCGGCCAACTACTTCGCTGCCGACAATTACTACACGCGGGCTGATGCCGATCGCTCGGGTGAATGGCTGGGCAAGGGCGCTGCGGCGCTCGGGCTCAAAGGGGCCGTCGACGCGCGGCAGTTCGAGGCAATCCTCAAGGGGATGTTGCCTGACGGGAGCCGCGTCGGCAGTGACAACCGGGCGCACCGGGCGGGGACCGATCTCACCTTTTCGATGCCGAAAAGCTGGTCGGTCCTCGCTCTGGTAGGCGGCGACAAACGGATCCTTGACGCCTACGCCGCGGCCGTCCGGGAAACCCTGCGTTGGGCCGAGAAGAACCTCGCCGAGACCCGGATGGAGGTTCGCGGCAGGGAGCGAGCCGTCCAGACCGGCAACCTTGCGATCGCGCTGTTCCAGCACGACACCAATCGCAACCAGGAGCCCAACGCCCACTTCCATGCCGTCATTGCCAATGTGACGAGAGGGGCCGATGGCAAATGGCGGGCATTGCGCAACGACAAGCTCTGGCAGCACAATACCCTCCTCAATGCCATGACGATGGCGCGGTTTCGTCTGAGCGTCGAAAAGCTCGGCTACGAGGTCGGTGAGTTCGGCAAGCACGGCAATTTCGAGGCCGTCGGGGTGCCCAAGCCGGTCCGCGATGCCTTCAGTTCCCGGCGAGCTGAAATCCTGGAAGCGGCCGCCCAGATGAACTTCTCAGGGCCAGGCGTGCTCGATGCTGCAACCTTGATGACCCGGGCCGACAAGGGGCGGATCGAAGATCGCGATGCGCTGACGCAGCAGTGGCAGGAAACGTCCGCAAGGTTGGGCTTTGATCCCGCCACCGTCATCGCCCAAGCCAATGCTCGCAGTGCGCAGGATCTTGGCAATGTGACCGGCTTGAGGCCAACGATGCGCGCGCTTGTTCGCAATGTTCAGGCCCTTGCAACCTCCTTTGCCGAGCGCCTTGGCCTGCGCGAAGGTGACCCGCTGATACCTAGCAGGCTGACCAATCGCAGCGTCGAGCAGGTCGCCGCAATTCATGCGGTCGCCTCGGCTGTCCGGCATCTCGGCGAGCGGGAAGCCGCCTTCACTCGGGCCGACATCTACCGTGCAGCGCTTGGCTTTGCGCTCCCGACTTCACTTGCAGACATCGAGCACCGCGTCGACCAGCTGCTCCGCCAGGGGCATCTGGAGAGGGGCAGGGGCGCCGACCGGGAACTGCTGACGACACGCGATGCTATCAGCCTCGAACAGCGCATCATTGCTGGGGTCGAAAAGGGGCGCGGTGCCGCGCCGGCGATTGTCTCTCCTGAGCTTGCAGGGACCCGTCTGCAGGCCCTATCCCAGATCAAATACGGGCTGACCCTGAATGCGGGACAGGAAGGGGCAGGACGTCTGCTGCTTGGTTCGAACAACCGGATCGTCGCGATCCAGGGCGTCGCGGGTGCAGGCAAGAGCACGGTCCTCAAACCTGTCGCCGATATCCTGCGCGAGGAGGGCAGGGCCGTCCTCGGGCTCGCGGTGCAGAACACGCTGATCCAGATGCTTGAGCGCGATACGGGTATTCCCTCGATGACGGTGTCGCGGTTCCTCGCCCAGCACCGCGATCTCCTTGAAGGCGCCGATGCGGACCGTCTCGCCGAGGCCCGAACCGACATGCGCGGCACCGTCGTGCTGCTCGACGAGGCCTCGATGGTCGGGAATGCCGACAAGGAAAAGCTGGTGCGCCTGGCAAACCTGCTCGAACTCGGCCGCTTTGCGAGCATTGGTGACCGCAAGCAGCTGGGCGCAGTCGATGCCGGAAAGCCGTTCGATGTGATGCAGCAGGCCGGCATTGAGACGGCCGTCATGAGCACCAATCTTCGCGCGCGCAGCGAAGACCTTCGTGAAGCGCAACTGGCAGCGCAACAAGGGCGCATCGGGGACGCCATGCGCCACCTCGCACCCCAGGTGATCGAGGTGGGGAACGATGCTGCGGTCGATGCCGCCGCCGCTTGGTTGTCGCTCTCGTCAGCCGGGCGCGAGACAACTGCAATCTATGCTTCAGGCCGAAACCTGCGCAGCGCCGTGAACGAGGCTGTGCAGACCGGCCTCAAAGCGAGCGGGGAGATTGGGCCAGTATCAATGCGGCTCCAGACCCTCTCGCGCGTCAATGTAACCCGTGAGGAGCTGCGATATGCCAGCACCTATGCCCCCGGCATGGTGGTCGATGTCGCGCGGCGTCAGCGCAGCCAAGGCCTTGCAGCAGGCGAATACCGGGTAGTCGGAACCGATGTGGCTCGCGAGCGGGTGACGCTGGAGAACGAGCGTGGCCGCCAGTTCGAGTTTCGTCCGGGTCAGATCAGGCCGCAAGGTGAGCAGGATCCGCTGCGCCTTTTTGAAGTCCGCGCCATCGACATTTACACCGGCGACAAGATCCGGTGGACCGAGACCGATCACCAGCGGGGCCTGCTCAATGCCGACCAGGCCCGGATTATCGCAGTCGACAAAGAGGCTGTCGTGGTGAAGACATCCTTGGGCGCAGAACATAGGCTGGAGCAGGGCGACCCGATGCTCCGCCGTCTCGATCTCGCCTATGCGCTCAATGCCCATATGGCTCAGGGGCTGACCTCCGATCGCGGCATTGCGGTGATGGATAGCCGCGAGCGCAATCTGGCGAACCAGCAGACGTTTCTGGTCACGATCACACGGCTGCGCGATGGCCTCACCCTCTATGTCG